The genomic stretch CTAggactgaactacatccccaggatttttattttttatgttaaggCAGGGTCTCCCCAGTTGcagagcctggccttgaacttgcaatcctcctgctcaggtTTCCAAGTAGCctgtattacaggtgtgtacccgTGTTCAGCTACAGTGTATTGCTAATAACAGTGAATGACTGAAAACACACAAATGGCTACGAAAAGGGAACTGGTTGAACAAGCTATGAGATGTCCATACAATGAAGAAACGTGCAACCAGAAAAAATACCCAAACCCAAAGAGATCTCTAGGTCTTGGTAGAATTATCTCCAAAAATTTAGGTGGAAAAAATCGAGGTACAAAGCAGTGTATATGGAATGCTTCTTCCTCGCCCTAGAGttgtagaataaaatataacCCCCTGGAACCAGCTGTGGAGGTCTGCGTGACCTCTATGCACTCAAAAGATGAAAGCAGTGAGGGGTGTGTGGGTAAGGACGGGAACATGGACACAGAGAGGATTCCCAAACTGCTGCCTAACAACTCCTACCTTGCCTGTTTCAAATCTTTTGGAGTCCTGAAGTCCATTTCACCCCACAAGCTTGAGCCAATGTGCATCATGCCACCCTCCTGCTCTTATGTCTTTGGTGTCCTCACACTGGCCTCAGAGCAGAGAAGTCTGGCCAGGTTGATGTCTGCCTTCTGACGTACACCCTTTCTCCTCTGCTGTCTAGGCCTCCTCATCCCTGTCTTCCCGTTCAGACTGTGCTGGGTCCTCTCCTGCTCAGAGGTTTTCCTTATGCTGTTCCCTTGACAAGCAGTGGTCTCTTGAACACACCCCAGGCCCCTCACCTATCTAACTCTGCAATTAGCTAGTGTCAGTCCCACCTCTAGCTCTCGAGCTAGATATCAGTACTTACCAAGAGGATTTCCTGTCCACTCACACTGAGTCCCAAACACTCATTTAAACTCATCTTCCCAGTTAGAAAGGACACTACAGGCAGGTAGTACCAGGTCAGTTTTGGTTCTCCAGGGTTCCCTGCATCTGGATCAGGGCCTGGCTCATGGAGGTGACCAACTGTTGTGGTTTGCCTAGGATTATCCTGGTTTGAACACTGAGTGTCCTATGTCCTGGAAAACCCCTTAGTCTCAAATAAATAGGAATAGTTGGTCACCCTAAATTATGTACTCAAAGAATATATATGATGTGTTAAGCAAACATCCCTCAACAATGTTACAAGAAAGCTAGAATAAGAAaggcacacacacataattaATAAAATCCTATAATCAAAATAAGATAATTTGAGATTCTCGGCATTATGAATAGGCCATACGGCTATTTCAGAAGTTTTGAGAAACAAATTAATTCCCATTAGGGGCAAAGTATGAAGaaccatcttttttaaaaaataagtttcttaCCCTTCAATCTATGAGTTGTTGCTTAATcattttccccaattttttaaaatttaaattcttttttagatTGTACAcaggcacaatacctttatttatttattttaagcggtgctaaggatcaaacccagtgcctcacaggtgctaagcaagcgctctactactgagctacaactagAGGTCTTTCCCAAATGTTTTAAatctcagcagaaaaaaaaaaatccactcgCTCAAAATACGTCTGGTTGCTGTTCAAcccaattttaaatttctgttagtAACACAAGGAGGTTCAAATCATCTCTTCTGCAAACCCCCCTGTATTATGAAGCTTTGTGGAGAATTTATAGGTTTTAGAATGGGAGGGGCCTGATGAATGCTGCCAAGTACACCTGGTAGCCTTAGGTGGCAGACTAATAACACtacaaatacacataaatactttatatatttatactttagATATTAGggcatacaaaaaataattacatatgctTATAGTTACTTACATGGTTGTGTGCTTATTTGCACTTAactatatttacttatttacatacACACCTTAGAATGCTTCCCCTGAATATAAGCCATCCAATAATTTTTCTTAAGATCCTTTCACTCTTAGTGCCTTCTTCTGGGTACAACCGAAGGACAGGAAAAGGTGCACTGGCCATCCTGTCTAGGAGTCTCTTCAGTTCCTCATAGTACTCACCTGGTCACACTGAATTCCACGGATCAGTGGATCACTGAGGCTGCTTTCATCATAAACCTGAATTTGAACGATGCTTTTCTCCTCtggggagggaaaaagaaggCACAAAGATTGCTTTTGATGCCTTTTACCGGGAGTAATACAGTTGTTAGATACTGAAAAACCactctgttctcctttttcttcttttttgtatttattagctTAACATGTAATAAAGAACCCAGCCTGTTGGCCGGAGTGGATTCACATTATTCCTATCCAGACATGTGCTCAAGACGCGAGAAAGCAGTTTCGTGTGTATACTCTGACTTGCTCAACCCATCTGGCTGGGAAGATTTTTATGGTGACTCCAGACCGTAAACGTCCTGTCACTCAGAGGCCCTATACGTGACTCAGCTGAATTTTAAGCAGTTCATTCAGAACTTGAGAGCCCGCAAGGCCGTACAGCAGGGCTTCCCAGTCTGGCACTACCAGAACTCTTTGTTGTGGGGGGCTGCACCCTGGGATGTAAGCGGCGTCCTTGGCCTCCACCCGCGAGAGGACGGCAGCACCGCCCCCAGCCCCGATCTACAACCCAAACGTCTGCAGACTCGCCCCGGGTGTGGGCGACGCGGGGGCTCCGCAAGGCGACGGCTGGGTCCCACCTGGGGCCAACGGCAGCTGTGCGCTGACCCCAGCGAACAGCCTGAGGCTTCAGGGAGGAAGCAGGGCTCCCGGGATGGGCACGCCGAGCCGGCGGCCGGGGGTGCCCGCGGCCCACGCCCCTCCCTGGACTCGCACCCGAGCCCCTCCCGCCGCTCACCGCCTCCGGCCCCTCCCGAGCGCCAAACGCGCCGACTCGCGGAGACGACCGGCCTTACTCCCTGGCGCGCGACCCGCGGCTCCTCCCACGGCACCGCCCCGCGCTTCCGCTTCCGGTCGAAGGAGGTGCCGTCTGAGCCCACTTCCGGCCTCGGGCTGTCAGCTGCAGACCTGTGGGTGTTTGGGAGTGCGTGGGCCGGGCGGGGATCCTGATCGCGCACCCGGTTCTCGGACCGAGGCGTTTTCGCTTTTCTTAGTGAGCATGTACGCGGTTGTGCCCTGGCCTGGGTCAGCCGCGGGGCCGGGATCTGTCCTGGGCGAGGGCCTGGTGGAGGAGCGGGGCGGTGGGCGGGCACCAGGCCGTGAAAGGCCTCGGACTCAGGAGGCGGGGCCTGCCTGTGGTGGAGACGAGTTCCGGGCGCGGGGCGGGGTGGCCCAGGCTTGGAGGCTGGAGGCTTGGAGGCTTGGAGGCTGACTGTGGGTGGACCCTAGTTTTGGTGGCGGGGCTGTGGGCAGAGACCAGTTCCAGGTGTGCAATACAGCTGGGCCTAGTTGTGGGATGGGTTTGCTGTAAGTTCCCGGGGCTAGGGATATTAGAGATCAGTTACAGGGGTGATGTTAGAGGTGAGACTTTTCTTGGATTCATAGACTGTAGAGATAGCAGGACGcttaaaaacaacttttctttAGTCTGTTCTCCGTGATCACATAACCAATAGAATcaaattatatatgcacatttcCCTACAACTTGCTTTCAAGGATTTAGTTTAAAAACTTTGGGGGCATAGGAGGGCATTAAGTCATAGATACAAATTCAGTGCTACAAATTCAGTAAACTACCCTCATTCCCACCATAGTCTCGCAGTCCTCTTGTCCAGAGATGAACATCATTTTCTCTATTCTTACAGATACAGtgtttacttgtgtgtgtgtacatatatatgtgcatgtatgctATAGTCCTTTGTAGAATAAATTCTTATACAATCCCTAATAAGTCACTGTTTTAGATACTGGGAATATGGACAGAACAAAGCATACAAAATTCCCTACCCTCAGTGAACTTGGATTTTAATAGTGGGTGGGCAGGGGGAGTGAACgatgaatgttaaaaataaaatacacaatgttttagatattgataactgcaaaggaaaaaattagaagTATAGTCTTGGGTGATCTTCCCACGGACCTCGTTTTCTTCTCTTAGCCCAAACTCTCCAATTTTAGTTTCTCACAGTGAGGCCTCTCTCTTGTCCTGGTTTGCCATGTCGTGAACAAACTACTGGCTACAGTCTTTACCCCTGTTAGTATGGCATTTACCCTGATTCTGGGGACCCCAGGATGATTGAGGTGGAGGGTGGTGGCTTTGGGGAGTGGAATTGGGAAATCTTATCTGCTTCAAGGGTGAGTGGCTGCTCATTTTCACAGTGGACAGTACCTGGTTGTCGTAAGTTCATTGGATGCTTGTAGCATAAGTTCATCTGATGCTTTAGCAAGAAGGTAAAAAGTCATGGAGTATTTCCTTCTGACTTAAGTTCATATCGTAATGCTTCCCAAGAGAGAACTTGCAGGAAGCCACTATTGACCAATGGTGGTTGGCAGGAGGTGAAATATCGTTGCCATCCCCTCTAAAGCTTCTTGCCAAAGGCTTTTTCTTTGTTCAGCAGTTAAAGTATGTTGAACAAAGCAGGAGGGCTATAAATCATCCACCAGCCTTAGAAATCACACTTGTGGCCTTTCCAGTCTCTCAGGGCCACACCAGTGCCTCCTATTCTGGTGGTGATTGTAGAAGGAATTTCTGGACcacaccatcccatttatttcCTGATCAGAATGCATCCACTGCCTCAGACACCCAGTACTTTCCACTCGACTTACTTCCCCTGTTGGACATTCACTTCCTTCTGGTCACTTTCTCCGAGATGGCATCACACTTTTTGCACGGAGGTTCCATCTCTCTTGGGGATTGTGTAGTTCAAGTATTCTTCCTGACACTGATGGGTGTGGCCGAGAGCGTCCTATGGTTGGTTCCCCATGTACTATGATTATTATCTCCCCACATGCTACTTTCTGGACATGACACAGTACTTTCTGCTCACGGTGGGCGCCTCCTGGCTGGCAGGTGTGCTCAATGCTTGTACACAGACCTCCATCATCCTGCGCTTCCTCTACTGTGCCTCCGGCACTGCGGACCACTTCTGCAAGGTGCCAGCTCTGCTGAGGCTCTCCTGTGCGGATACCTCTGCCTAGGAGCGGGCGCTGTCCACCTCGGGAGTGCTGATCCTCGTGCTTCCGCTTTCTCTCATTGCCGCCTCCTATTGCCACGTGTTGCGGGCTGTTCTGCGCATGCGCTCGGAGGAGGCCCGGAACAAGGCCTTGACCACCTGCTCCTCACACCTCACGGTCGTGGGACTCTTTTGCGGGGCTGCGGTGTTCATGTACATGGTGCCTGGTGGTTACCACAGCCCACAGCAGGACAACGTGCAGGTGCAGATGATTTTGGTCAAAGTGCTCTGCAGAACTGGGCTCCGTCCAAAGCTGACCACACGGGCTGCTCGTGTGAGTCCATGCCTGACTTCATACTTATCTCAAAGCAGCTGTTTTGGGGTGCAGCTCCTAAGGCCTTAGGTACAGGATAAAAGTTCAACTTCATACAAAAGACTAGTGGATTCACATTTACCCCTCCTTCCTGAAGATTCCattctcatgacctaatcacgacccccacccccaacaaagGCCTCACCTTCTAATACCAAAACCTGGCGGGGTTAGGATGACATACAGGTGAATGCTAGGGGTACATAAATATTCAGCCCACAACAGTTACTATACAACCAGCATTATAACTTAAGATTCTTCTGTCCCATACACACTCTTATCTTTGTAGCCTAGTAtcattttttattagatttatataCAGTATTTATAGTACTATATTTAATTGTGTCCTTATTTTAGGCCTCAGATCAGAAGGTGCCCTATACACGTTTcctatttcttcaaaataagGTAGTGCCTCCCACCCATCCACTGGTCCTGCTTATCTTCATTTTCCATCCCAGCATGTATTTTCTCGAGAGACTACTTACACATAAAACCACCATATTCATTGCCTGCTGCCTCCCTACACAGGAACTGGGAACTCTGTTGTGCTCAACACAGTGTCTCCAAATTTGCCCAGGAAATTGTCAGGCATGTGAAAGTTAACAAGTATCTGAAGAAGAaacacaagaataaaaacaaattaatgaaagaaagaataggTGAAAGTGTCAAGTCTCAGAGTCCAAAGGGAGAACTGCACCTCAGTTGTGAGCCTCTGGGAAAACCAAACACAGGAGTCACCTGTATGTCACTCAAgcactccattttttaaaaataaaggacctTGTGTTGAGAGTGCAGGGCACCTGGGTGTGAGCAAGGGATTATATagtttggagaaaaaaagagtcCTCATGTAGAAATCTAGCACCATCTTGGGGAGTGAAGTCCAATCTATGTTACGTACCTGTTATGTTCAGTCACAGGGAATATACAGAAGTTGGGGTTGGAGGGATAGTCCTGGGGGAAGGTGGAATGGCTGTTTCTGGTGAGTTTCCAGGTGACCCACGCTGGGAGAGAGCTCTCATGTGCCCATGGCAGGCCGTTTTCCAAGTGTGGCTGGGTGCAGTTGAGTAGGGATGAGCGTGAGCCATGGAATTATAAGAACATCTTATTTGGGTTCCAGGCAGTTCCTCTCTTTCTTGGAGCATTTGCAGCATAATAGATTTCCCAAAGTGATGGATGACCTTGGGACACACCCAAGAAGGTGCAGGTGTCTGTAGTTTAGGAACAGAGCGTGCTTCTTGGTAATAGAGTGCCGTGGCTTGAATATGCTTTGTCCTCCCTGGAACGCCTGTTGGAGTTTTTATCCCCATCGTGAGCTACAAAGAGGGTGGACACTTAAGCTGACTATGGTATTTAGAGATGGGAGCTTCAGGGGGTGATTGAGATTAGAGGAGGTCATCAGGGTACAGCCCCCATGGGTGAATCTGGTGACTTTgtaggaagggggagagagagcagAAGGAACACAGACTGCACACATTCCCCGTCTCTCAGCAGGTGATGCCCTCTACTGCCTCAGAACCCCATCACCAGATCCAGTCCTCAATTTTGTTTCTCCGGAAGCCTGAGCCCAAACAAACCTCTCTTCTTTGAAAGATAACCAGTCTGTGGCATTGTGCTATTTAGCAACAGAAAAAGGACTAATGTGTACAGTGTGTGCACACTTGGTCCATCTAGATATGGAACCATGGTGCCTGAAGTCAACCGTCTCTGAAGGAGACATCTTCAGCCCTGGCAGGAGGCTTGGGATGGCTCCCAGGTTAAGTCTGGGGCCCTGGACTCAGTGAAGGAGGCAGAGATCTGAGGGAAGAGCTGGATGAAGGTCCAGGTTCAGATGCTGGACACCCTGAAGTCAGACCCCTGCATGTGCCTTGCTAGGTGAGACATGAGTGGCAGGGGACCAGTTTAGGGGACAATGGTTTGTGGATGTAGGATGGAGAAGTTTGTTTTGCCAGAGGACTGATACCAGGAACgtgtttttttgggggtggggtatCCCATCATGGTCTGGTCTAGTTGGGGAACTGCTGCATCTTGTGCATGTGGGAGAGGCACATTCTTTGCTCTCTTGGTTCAAAAGCATCCATCTTGAACTTGGCCTCCCATCCTCAGGGGAGACCAAGGGGACCATGTTGCCTGTGGTGGGACCAGGATCAGAACCTCGGGTCCAAGGCACAGCTGGAATTCTGTTCCTGGTTCTGAGTCTGTCACGATCATCTGTGTTCTGGGGAATCCACTGCCCACGTTGGAGAAAATCTCTGCACTATCAACCTTCAAGGGAGGCTTAATCAGGGAGCAGAGTGGAGGAAGAGGTGCCAGCACCTTCCACCCTCTACAACTTCAAACTTCCTGTGACCAGAATATTATTTGGtcttaagaaggaaggaaattctgacacctGCTCCCctgtggatgaaccttgagaacatgCAGGTGAAGTAAGCCAGGGACAGAAAGGCACATCCTGTGATTTCTCTTAAAGGCAGTCTGCAGAGTAGTGACATACACAGAGAAAATAGAACCTTGATTTTCAGGGGCTGGCAGGTGGGCACTGGGATGTTAATATTTAAAAGGGAAAGCGTTTCAGCTGAGACAGATGGTGGAGAATGTACTAATGCCCATGAACTGGGTAAATTTTGTATTAAGTGTATTTGGCCacgatttttaaattaaaagaaaactactgGTGGAACCCAGAAGTGGTACTgtcttctctgtctcctctctcctctctctcctccctcctttctcatcTCTACATTTTTCTCCAcgtctgtctctcctctctctctcatagcTGTGAATACTAAAGATCGCGTTCTTTCTTTTGGAAACTCCAGCCCTTATCCTAATTCCTGCTATTCACAGTCTACACTCCATCTTTTGCTTCACTTAAGGAAGAAGGGTCGCCCCCAAGCTGGGGATCCCATGAGCTGCAGGCATTAGGAGAAGCACTGGATTTGCTGACCACACaggaaaacatatcaaaatctcatgTCTTatcccacaaatatgtacaattattatttgccaattaaacattttttgaaagaaggaaaaataacaatagtCATTAAAAATCCTGAAATAGTAGGTAGGAAGATTATTCTTTATATGCTATTAACACAggattagtattttttaaaaatttatcttagcAGATACATAAGAACGcaaaattgtacatgtttatggggTACTATGTGAAGtttcaatacacatatacatcGTGTAATATTTGAATCAGGTTAACTATATCTGTGTCCTCAtcatttatcatttgtttatggtgaaatattcaaaattctttcctcTAGCTTTTTGAAAGAGACACTACACTATCATTACCTGtactcatttacatttttttggtgCCATGTTTCAGAAATCTAGTTAAATACTTTCTGCTAACAGTAATGTTGATTTGTCAGCTTAATTTGATCAGATATATCTGCTCTGTGTTTAGATTTTTATAAGATCCACAATAATAAAACAAGATTCATACATTCAAGTTGTTCCAATCATAGGTAGAAGTTTTCCACCTAAAGACTGTGTCAGGTGAATAATGAAAAGTTCCTTTCGGATCTAGTGACAGAGGGTCATTGTGACCTTATCAAGGTAAGCAGGCATGGAATGAAGAAGGCAGGTAGAAGTTGGAGCAGCCGAGGAGGCAGGTAGGAGGTTGGAGAAAGGGGACCTGGCTGACCTTTTCTCAGTGGTTCATGCTAAGGGGAAGGGGTAGAAGGTGGTTGAAAAGAAATGTCAGGAAGGCTGGCCGCGGGGTCTCGGTGCGGTTCAGGGGAATTTAAACGTATTTCAATGTTGAAGGAGGGAGTCACTAGAAAAAGGGAAGTTGAAGATCCAGGGGCTACGCTGGAATATTGCCAGACATGAAGTTACTAGGAAGGAGACTCAGGTCTGCACTGGAGGATGAAGGAACTCTCTTTGTAATCGGAGAAAATGTAGAAACAATAGAACCTAAACAGAGCTATTTGCAGATTTGGCCCCTAAAATGTCAATCTCGTATTTTACAATTTTACTGTGAAATATTAGAGAAGTTTTAAGGGCACttgcatgtatatttttaaaaaagggaggaAATTGTATAATAGGATTTTGGGAGACCCACAGAGTCAATATGCCAACACACAGAAAGGAAAACTCCCTGGTACTGTGTATTCTTTCCAGTTGATGCTGGAAGTTTTGTCCTCACAGTGGTGCCAAAATATCACACTGTGTGCTTTTTTCTTCAGCAGTTATCCTAAGACCAGCAGTAGCTGTGGCAAGAAGATAGTTACAGTCCTCTAGGTTTGAAATTTTACAAGGCAGGTAAGATGGATGGGAAGGAATTTTGAATTACTGCAAGGGAACTGTGGAGATCACAGGCCACGGAGACCAAGATTGATGGGgtaagggggagggaaggggggcaATGGGTACCAAAATATGCAGGAAGAATGGGTTCTGATGTTCCTGAGCACACCAGGGTGACTATAACTTCTAATaatttattacacattttataaataactgGAAAAGAGAAGTTTGAAATTTCCTAACACAAAGAAAGGATAACTGTGGAAAGAGGAGGACATGCAAATTATCCTTTTTaatcattatataaaatatccatGCATCAAATTACCACCCTATGCTGCACAAATATGTACAGTCTGTACATATCAAgttaaaaaaggagagagagagagagagaaggggagagagagagagagaaaggcgaAGACGTAATCTGGAGTAACTTTTGTTTTTGAGTGACAGTTATCTATTGTGTGGACATTTGAATGAAAAAACTAGGAATCAGAAACTTGTGGTAAGCAAATAGTTTCtctaaattatttacttttgagCATGACCTTTTGGGTAATGAAAATACCTGGGGTCTAGGAGTGAGTCTCTAAGAGCTGGGTAGTTGATAATTTCACTGCTGACTTAGGTGGTACAGGAGGTTTGAGAACCAGTGGTCACTGGGCTAACCAAATGAATAGTCAacacagaaaaacagaagaatttgGGATTTAGAAAAAGACTGGGGACCCTGTGTCATGAGAGGAGAGTTGGGTTTCATGCAATTGAGACTGACAAGGACAACGGAAGAATTAAAGGATTCTCAAGCAGGAAGAGTTTTTGCAAGATGGTGGagggtttattttaaatatttttgtagttgtagttggacagaatgcttttattttatttttttatttttatgtggtgctaaggagcaaacccagtgcctcacatgagctgggcaaatgctctgtcactgagccccagccccagccccatggaGAGTTTTGACTTGAACTTTCTGTGTTGAATTCCAAAGTGCTGGATGGTGTCCCAGCGTGCAGGTCAGACTCAcccccagaggaagaggaagggtggGAGTTCCAAAGAGCAGAGATAACTGTCACTGATAATGTCACAGGGATAATAAAGGAAGGCAGACTTGGTTGATCGTTTTGATCCAGTTTGATGATTTATGTTGCAGGAtaagaggaaaagaagtaaaatggtCAAGACTTCACAGAGGAAGCAGCGTGACTGTGTGAACCAGTCCAAACCAAAGCCTGGTTTAAGCATCTCGATCCCCTTGAGGATGTCCAGTTACACATTCAAGAGACCAGTTACTAGAATTACAGCACATCCAGGCAATGAGGTTAGATACCATCAATGGGAAGAGAACTTGGACAAGCCCCAGCAGGTCTGCTGGCAGAGGAGACTGCAAGGACTCCAGGCCTACAGCAGCGTAGGAGAGCTCTTGAGTATGTTAGATCTTACTAAAACTTTGCAAAAACTTGCACCTCGTTGCTTAGGTGCACCCCTACCCGGGGCTCTGACTGGTGGTCTGCACCCCAGCTCCATGCCTGCCCTTGCCCCATCTTCTCATTTTGTGGAGACGGTTCCTGGAGCCAGTCTGAGTAGCCCACAGCTCCTCTGCAAACAGTTTCTGGTCACTGAGGAAGATATTAGGAAACAGGAAAGGAAGGTgaagagagccagagagagactGGCTATAGCAATGATTGCAGACAGACTAGCCAGTGAGGCAGAGAAAGACAGGGGACCGAGAAGGGCGTCCTGATGACCGCAGGGGAGAGAAGATACTGTTGACCAAAGGGGGCATGGCCTTTATTCACATCGCTTTGCAGGGACCATATGTAGACATAGTGTTTGACTTGAGCTCCTGCCACCTTAAAACATACCAATGCTTTCCCTTATTAAACTCCTTTGTGCAACACAAGAAAATCTAACAGTACTTTCTTTTTGAGATGAGAGACTGGGTTTCAAGTGAAGAgagaaagggttttttttttttttttttcatgttacgCTCCTGTTTTCattaactattttaaagttttataagctttatttgtatttgtacgcacacatacacacttttttttcttttttggtacaggggattgaacccagaggcacttttaccactgaaccacatccccagccccttctacaatttttttttttttttttgggtgctggggatcgaacccagggccttgtgcttacagggcaagcactctaccgactgagctatctccccagtccctaaaatttttttttttttttgagacaaggtctcactaggttgcttagggcctcacttcactaaattgctgagactggctttgaacttgtgatcctcctgcctcagcctctgggagccactgggattacagaggtgtgccGTGATTTACTTTTACAAGTGTT from Sciurus carolinensis chromosome 17, mSciCar1.2, whole genome shotgun sequence encodes the following:
- the Mbd3l1 gene encoding LOW QUALITY PROTEIN: methyl-CpG-binding domain protein 3-like 1 (The sequence of the model RefSeq protein was modified relative to this genomic sequence to represent the inferred CDS: deleted 1 base in 1 codon) — translated: MVKTSQRKQRDCVNQSKPKPGLSISIPLRMSSYTFKRPVTRITAHPGNEVRYHQWEENLDKPQQVCWQRRLQGLQAYSSVGELLSMLDLTKTLQKLAPRCLGAPLPGALTGGLHPSSMPALAPSSHFVETVPGASLSSPQLLCKQFLVTEEDIRKQERKVKRARERLAIAMIADRLASEAEKDRDREGRPDDRRGEKILLTKGGMAFIHIALQGPYVDIVFDLSSCHLKTYQCFPLLNSFVQHKKI